Proteins from one Triticum aestivum cultivar Chinese Spring chromosome 7A, IWGSC CS RefSeq v2.1, whole genome shotgun sequence genomic window:
- the LOC123153391 gene encoding uncharacterized protein produces MEFKHLCLVRFKEGVVVDDIIEELTKLAGELDTVKFFGWGKDVLNQEALTHGFTHVFSMSFASAEDLVACMGHEKHSSFAYHAGHTDNSEAVFGSSSSSSSRPLEVQNSNDDVQLRRVAQHDHGSRYPLCELVFTFQKSVLFPRVNVHPQGLNSVVPEKPHG; encoded by the exons ATGGAGTTCAAGCACCTGTGCCTGGTAAGGTTCAAGGAGGGCGTGGTGGTGGACGACATCATTGAGGAGCTCACCAAGCTTGCCGGGGAGCTCGACACCGTCAAATTCTTCGGGTG GGGAAAAGACGTGTTGAACCAGGAGGCGCTCACGCATGGCTTCACCCACGTCTTCTCCATGAGCTTCGCCAGCGCCGAGGACCTGGTGGCGTGCATGGGCCACGAGAAGCACTCTTCTTTCGCCTACCATGCTGGCCACACCGACAACAGCGAGGCAGTTTTTGGTTCCTCATCAAGCAGCAGCAGCCGCCCCCTAGAAGTTCAAAATTCTAATGACGACGTCCAACTTCGGCGAGTAGCACAGCACGACCACGGCTCCCGGTATCCTCTCTGTGAACTTGTTTTTACCT TTCAGAAGTCCGTGTTATTCCCCCGAGTGAACGTGCACCCTCAAGGCCTCAACTCTGTAGTGCCTGAGAAGCCACATGGGTAA